In a single window of the Maniola jurtina chromosome 4, ilManJurt1.1, whole genome shotgun sequence genome:
- the LOC123864556 gene encoding decapping nuclease DXO homolog: MLHVEARDHCKPFPNFGKPKIIGYIGIENLKYARRIKDGKVNFDLNLHLDKVKRKPPDLDVKLTELLKFLIEHEARLIFPLANTLDDAKFFCYRGLLTCVACTPFENREPWKIVAILYKGNIYLCARDTEAKRQQKLCMSEKDKQFTSWGYKFEQYMLSDRPDLEPNPNVPVDETEEFSLVFTTHLNHHKIVYGAEMDGIRCDKRPVSPLPDTESHPDNIVQYLSSNEFIELKTSRHIEFPRQEINFRRFKTKKWWCQSFLVGIDTLVCGYRNDVGIVEELKVYNVKDLANISQKYWKPNVCFNFLDTFLTFVKQCLAKKIKHKFGQKLLNNLQAVPMTCLLFEWTPNSSIHVSDNYSHEDDPILLEWFIENFGKTFTDVS; encoded by the exons atgctTCATGTGGAAGCACGGGATCACTGTAAACCATTTCCAAACTTTGGGAAGCCCAAAATAATTGGATATATTGGGATAGAGAACCTGAAATATGCGCGTCgaataaaagatggaaaagtgaATTTTGACTTAAACTTACATCTCGATAAAGTTAAACGAAAACCACCGGACCTAGATGTTAAGTTAACAGAGCTGTTAaagtttttaattgaacatGAAGCCAGATTGATCTTTCCTTTAGCAAATACCTTGGATGATGCAAAGTTTTTTTGCTATCGTGGCTTGTTAACTTGTGTAGCGTGTACTCCATTTGAAAACAGGGAACCATGGAAAATTGTTGCTATATTGTACAAGGGCAACATATACTTATGTGCAAGGGATACAGAAGCAAAGAGGCAACAGAAACTTTGTATGTCAGAGAAAGATAAACAATTTACCTCATGGGGATATAAATTTGAACAGTATATGCTATCTG ACAGACCAGACCTAGAACCTAATCCAAATGTACCAGTTGACGAAACTGAAGAGTTTTCACTAGTTTTTACAACACATTTGAATCATCACAAGATTGTATATGGAGCAGAGATGGATGGTATAAGGTGTGATAAGAGGCCAGTGTCACCTTTACCTGATACTGAATCACATCCTGATAACATAGTGCAATATCTATCTTCTAATGAATTTATAGAACTTAAAACAAGTAGACATATTGAGTTCCCTAGGCAGGAAAtaaattttag GAGATTTAAAACCAAGAAGTGGTGGTGTCAGTCTTTTCTTGTTGGAATAGATACATTAGTCTGTGGATACAGAAATGATGTTGGGATAGTTGAAGAATTAAAGGTGTATAATGTCAAAGATTTAGCTAATATCTCACAG AAATATTGGAAACCAAATGTTTGCTTCAACTTTTTAGACACATTCCTAACATTTGTTAAACAGTgtttagcaaaaaaaattaaacacaaatTTGGACAAAAGCTATTGAATAATTTACAAGCAGTACCAATGACATGTTTACTGTTCGAATGGACCCCAAACTCATCTATACATGTATCCGATAATTATAGCCATGAAGATGACCCCATATTACTGGAATGGTTCAtagaaaattttggaaaaacattTACGGATGTTTCATGA